The following is a genomic window from Chitinophaga caseinilytica.
CATCTTCCGCCGTGGAAGGGCGATTTCCACCACGATCTCAACACCCAGCTGAGCTATTGGCCCGGGTATACCGCCAACCATACCGATCTCACGGAAGGTTTTACCAATTGGCTCTGGAACACCCGCGCGGAAAACGAACGCTATACGAAGCAGTATTTCGGGGTGGAAGGGCTCAACGTTCCCGGCGTTACCACGCTTACCGGCAAGCCCATGGGCGGATGGATCCAGTATTCTTTCAGTCCCACCGTGGCGGCGTGGCTGGCGCAGCATTTCTACTGGCAATGGAAGTTCAGCGGCGACGAAAAGTTCCTCCGGGAACGCTGCAAGCCATGGTTCGACCGGGTGGCCGTTTACCTGAAGAACGTCCGCGTCAAGGATCCCGCTACCGGTGTGTACAAATTGCCGCTCAGCTCATCGCCCGAATATCATGACAACAGCATCGATGCCTGGTTCACCGATTATTCGAACTACGACCTCGCGCTCATCCGTTTCTTCTTCACCGCATATGCCGAAGTGGCCGCAGCGGCGGGAGACGGATCGGTGCCTCCGGCCGCGGACGCCCTGAAAAACTATCCGGAACTATTCAGTGTAGACGGAAGGCTGGCCATCGCGCCGGGGCATCCGCAATTATCGTCGCACCGCCACCATAGCAACCTCATGGCGATTTATCCGGTAAAGATTTTGTCGTACGACCGGCCGGACGACCGCCGGGTGATCGACAGTTCCCTGGCCTGGATGAGCCGCAAAGGAACCAGGGCCTGGGTGGGTTATTCTTTTGCCTGGGCGGCGTGCCTATACGCGCAAACGGGCAATGGGGACAGTACGGTGAGCTATCTGCGGAAGTTTGCGTCGAACTTCGTGTTGAGCAACAGTTTCCATGTGAACGGCGATCAGAAAGGCGGACAATATTCCGGGTTTACATACCGTCCGTTTACGCTGGAAGGCAACTTCGCGTATGCGCAGGGTGTACACGAAATGCTGCTCCAAACCCGCGATGGCGTGGTGCTGCTTTTTCCGGCTACTCCGAAAGACTGGAAGGCGGCTGGTTTCCAGCAACTGCGCAGCGAAAGCGGTTGCCTGGTCAGCGCTTCGCTGGAAGGCGGAAAACTGAAAAGCGTGACTTTTGCGTCCGATAAAAATCAAACCGTGAAAGTGAAGCGGAATACGCCCGTGGGGAACATCGCTCCCGGGAAATCCGCTGTGGACGGGGATGTGATCACTGTAGAACTGAAGAAGGGCCGGCCCGTTACTTTGTTAGTAGATTGAGGAAACATACCGAATGAAAAAGGCTCCACGTGTTTTGCGTGGAGCCTTTTTTATGCCGGGGCATTATTATGGAACAATAAAGAATTCATGGACGCCCATGGCCGGAAGACTGATTTCCGCATCGGGCGCAAACCGTTCGCCGCTTTGCAAACGCTGTAGGCCGGAGGGTTTCAGCGATCCCCAAACGAACTTCGTGCTTTGCGCGGTTTTTTCGGGATTAAACAATCGCACCATGAGGCTGCCGTTTTCCTGCGG
Proteins encoded in this region:
- a CDS encoding glycosyl hydrolase family 95 catalytic domain-containing protein, which gives rise to MKQLFTGMLLAVAFCAAAQPKPEHNLRQTDLPRKWDEAMPLGNGMIGALIWQKSDKLRFSLDRVDLWDDRPMANIDKLTFKYVTEQVHKKDYAPVQQLGDVPYEANAAPTKIPGASLELDMKGWGNPVSSVLDISNGVHEARFASGAVFRTYVHAGQDVGVFSLEGAVFSPELIAPSYVSESKGGEATSVDGQSLVRLGYGKGTVTKGANAIRYRQPTYEGHFYEVLVEWTVKNGKTTGWWTITPDRPAVIPAASKNEAKNWKSHAAWWAAFWKRSSIQLPEPLLEKQYYLDMYKFGSVARAHTPPISLQAVWTADNGHLPPWKGDFHHDLNTQLSYWPGYTANHTDLTEGFTNWLWNTRAENERYTKQYFGVEGLNVPGVTTLTGKPMGGWIQYSFSPTVAAWLAQHFYWQWKFSGDEKFLRERCKPWFDRVAVYLKNVRVKDPATGVYKLPLSSSPEYHDNSIDAWFTDYSNYDLALIRFFFTAYAEVAAAAGDGSVPPAADALKNYPELFSVDGRLAIAPGHPQLSSHRHHSNLMAIYPVKILSYDRPDDRRVIDSSLAWMSRKGTRAWVGYSFAWAACLYAQTGNGDSTVSYLRKFASNFVLSNSFHVNGDQKGGQYSGFTYRPFTLEGNFAYAQGVHEMLLQTRDGVVLLFPATPKDWKAAGFQQLRSESGCLVSASLEGGKLKSVTFASDKNQTVKVKRNTPVGNIAPGKSAVDGDVITVELKKGRPVTLLVD